A window of Exiguobacterium sp. FSL W8-0210 contains these coding sequences:
- the xseB gene encoding exodeoxyribonuclease VII small subunit, which translates to METEQSFEEALERLEEIVTLLEEGEAPLEQAMALYEEGVKLTALCQGKLSVAEKKLDQILEQDGTLREKGGAQ; encoded by the coding sequence ATGGAGACGGAACAATCTTTTGAAGAAGCACTGGAACGATTAGAAGAAATCGTCACGTTACTCGAAGAGGGCGAAGCTCCTCTTGAACAGGCGATGGCTCTATATGAAGAAGGCGTCAAACTGACGGCTCTTTGCCAAGGGAAGTTATCCGTTGCTGAGAAAAAACTCGATCAAATCCTGGAGCAAGATGGTACGCTCCGGGAAAAAGGAGGAGCGCAATGA
- a CDS encoding polyprenyl synthetase family protein, with amino-acid sequence MIALNEWKTQVENKMEEFMERLDAPDRLRDSMRYSLDAGGKRIRPALIYAVLDAFSIDRSKGDATAAALEMIHTYSLIHDDLPAMDDDDLRRGRPTNHIAFDEATAILAGDALLTNAFSCLLETPASPEVKLALVERLSAAAGATGMVGGQLDDMLGEHGGINDVAELESIHRRKTGALLVFAVEAGGLLASVSSSDLDHLKQYGRHLGIAFQIQDDILDVTGDAEKIGKPVGSDEGNEKATYPKLLGLEGAKRALTAQVEAAEQAIDALSVEATTLKELLDFVVKRDH; translated from the coding sequence ATGATTGCTTTGAATGAGTGGAAGACACAAGTCGAAAACAAAATGGAAGAGTTCATGGAGCGACTCGACGCACCGGATCGTTTACGCGATTCGATGCGGTATTCACTCGATGCGGGTGGGAAACGAATTCGCCCAGCCTTGATTTATGCGGTACTCGATGCTTTTTCCATCGATCGTTCAAAAGGTGACGCGACTGCTGCGGCACTCGAGATGATTCATACATACTCACTGATTCATGATGACCTTCCAGCAATGGACGATGATGATCTGCGTCGAGGGCGTCCGACGAATCATATCGCTTTTGATGAAGCGACAGCGATTTTAGCAGGAGATGCCTTGCTCACGAACGCCTTCAGCTGTCTTCTTGAGACACCGGCTTCGCCAGAAGTGAAGCTTGCTCTTGTCGAACGGTTGTCAGCAGCAGCAGGTGCTACAGGTATGGTCGGAGGTCAACTCGACGATATGCTCGGAGAGCACGGCGGCATCAATGACGTAGCGGAGCTTGAGTCGATTCACCGTCGGAAAACAGGAGCACTCCTCGTCTTTGCAGTCGAAGCGGGTGGATTGCTTGCTTCGGTCAGCTCGAGCGATCTTGATCACTTGAAGCAATACGGTCGCCATCTCGGAATCGCATTCCAAATTCAAGATGACATCTTGGACGTGACGGGAGATGCTGAAAAAATCGGCAAACCGGTTGGTAGCGACGAAGGGAACGAAAAAGCAACGTATCCAAAATTACTGGGTCTTGAAGGCGCGAAACGCGCGCTGACAGCTCAGGTGGAAGCAGCGGAACAAGCGATTGATGCATTATCAGTCGAAGCGACGACACTTAAGGAACTGCTCGACTTCGTGGTCAAGCGCGACCATTAA